One Candidatus Hydrogenedentota bacterium genomic window carries:
- the groES gene encoding co-chaperone GroES has product MKVRPLADRILVKREEPSETVRGGIIIPDSAKEKPQEGKVIAVGPGRLDDSGKRVALEVKKGDRILMGKYSGTEVKIDGEEHIIMREEDVLAVID; this is encoded by the coding sequence ATGAAAGTGCGTCCTCTGGCAGATCGCATCCTGGTCAAGCGCGAAGAGCCCAGCGAGACCGTTCGCGGCGGGATCATCATCCCTGACAGCGCGAAAGAGAAGCCCCAGGAAGGTAAAGTCATTGCGGTCGGTCCGGGCCGTCTCGACGACAGCGGCAAGCGTGTTGCCCTTGAAGTGAAGAAGGGTGACCGTATTCTCATGGGCAAATACTCGGGCACGGAAGTGAAGATCGACGGCGAAGAGCACATCATCATGCGCGAAGAAGACGTGCTCGCGGTGATCGACTAA